In Vibrio echinoideorum, the sequence CTTTCTTCAGAATTTGCTTGTACAGATCTTCTGCCATTGCAGATGAAGAAACAAGAAGTTGTGAATCTGCAGTACTCATGATTGCCGCTAGGATTGCAGCAAGTAGAATACCTGCGATTACTGGGTGGAACATCGCGTTAACAAGAAGCATGAAGATCTTCTCGCCATCGTCTAGCGTAGGCGCGCCAGAGTTAGTCACGTAAATTAGACCAACAAGACCCACTAGCATTGCACCAACCATAGACAGTGCAGTCCAGATAACCGCAATGCGGCGTGCTGTCACAAGATCTTTGTTTGAACGAGTTGCTTTAAAACGCGCAAGGATATGTGGCTGACCGAAGTAACCCAAGCCCCATGCCGCTAGCGAGATGATCGCAATAGCAGAAAGCGGCTCACCCTTCGCATCATTCCAAAGCGTTAGAAGCTCTGGGTTGATGTTGTGTAGGTCGCTAGATAGCTGACCAAGGCCACCATTCATTGCAGCAATTGGTACAATCAATAGCGCTGCAGACATCAGTAAACCTTGTACCAAATCCGTCCAAGATACCGCAAGGAAACCACCAAACAGGGTGTAAGAAACCACACATACTGTGCCGATAATTACCGCTGTTGTGTAATCTAGGCCGAATACCGTTTCAAACAATTTACCACCTGCTACCAAGCCTGAACTTGTGTAGAAAAGGAAGAATAAAAGGATAAAGAAAGCAGAGATTGTTTGAATCAGCTTAGAGTTATCATTGAAGCGACGAGATAAGAACTCAGGCAACGTCAGTGATTCAGTTGTAATACTGTAAGTACGTAGGCGTTTAGCACTGATTAACCAGTTAGCCCAAGTACCAATAAGTAGGCCACCAGCAAGCCAAAATGCTTCAAAGCCAGCAGCGTAAGCGTAACCAGGCAGGCCAAGTAGCAACCAACCACTCATGTCTGATGCACCAGCAGAAAGTGCAGCAGGCCATGGGCCTAACGAACGACCACCTAGGAAGTAGTCAGTTGAGTTAGATGTACGTTTGTAAGCAATAACACCGATCGCTAGCATCATAATTAGATACGCAATGAACGTCGTCGTTATTGCAAAACTGTTTTCTATCATTTGATAGTCCTCATTTTGTAGAAAGCCTTCCATGCCTAATTCAATGCAAGGTACTCACCGTAAGGGCAAGCAAATGCATTGAGTTAGGGATTTAGGCTCCAAAGCACTATGAGTTAAATCCAAAGACGGTGAAACCAAAAATGGAAAAACCAACAATGGAGAAAACCAAAAGTGCTTAGAGCCAATATTACTGAAGGTTAGTGAGCTTCGCTTCCAAGTTCGAGCAAGGTAGCGTTACCGCCCACGGCTGTTATATTTATAGTTCGCGTACGCTCGGTAATGAAACGCAGCGATAGGTGTGGATCATTAGCAACATTCATTGTCGCCAGATCCGTTTCAGCCACTAAACCGACGATTGCACCGTCACGCTTAGCAAGCTGTAAATTGATAGCTTGTGCCGTTTGTGAATTACCCACGTAACCCGCGCTTCGTACATCGCAAGACAGCAGCTGTTGAGCAGAGTCATACGAGGCAACCTGCACCAAGTTAGTTGGCAGACTCGCTTGTTTCGCGGCATCTGCAATTAGGGTATTGAACTGCACGTCATCACTGCACAATTGAACGCTGTTACCCGCCAAAAGTGCCGCAGTAATCATCGCCATTGCCGTTTGCAGTGCTGGCAGTTTATCTTGGCAATCATCAACAATTACCAACGCCACACCTCGGCCCGCAGCATACAACTCATTGGTTTCGCCCGTAGGACCAGCCATAAGGTGATGCTCAGCAAGCAGTGCTGACGCTTGTTCTAGATGATAAGTTGCCACTGCAGCCAAAGGCGCAGATTGACTTTCGATCTCTGATTTCAATGAAAGTACCTGAGCACTCTTATGATCAAAATCAGTAAGATTCCATTGTTCCCACGCAAGCAATGCATCAGAAAAACCTGTCACTTGATGAACCATGATACTGCTCCTTATGCCTTGTCTTGTGATTGAGAAAAATGAACATCAGTAAAGCGATATAGGTAGTGAGGACCACCCGCTTTAGGGCCTGTACCCGACAAACCTTGACCGCCAAATGGCTGCACGCCAACCACTGCGCCTACTTGGTCACGGTTGATGTAGCAGTTACCCACGCGCACGTGTTTTTCGATCCAACGGTAAGTTGTCTCGTTACGGCTGTGAATCCCCATGGTCAAGCCAAAACCGGTTTGGTTAATTTGGTCTACCACTTGCGCTAACTCACTCGCCTTGAAGCGAACGATGTGCAGCACAGGGCCAAACTGTTCTTCTTTCAAGCAACTGATGTCATCGATTTCAAACGCACTTGGTGGAACAAAATCACCATGTTCACAATCAGAACCCAAAGTAAGTTGAGCGACTTTCTTCTGTGTCTGGGTCATATTTTCCAAGTGAGCTAACAGCTTTTGCTTCGCTGTTTGATCAATAACCGGGCCAACATCCGTTTTATGAAGGTATGGAATACCAACACTCAATTCGTCCATTGCACCGTGAATCAATCCAACCA encodes:
- the putP gene encoding sodium/proline symporter PutP, producing the protein MENSFAITTTFIAYLIMMLAIGVIAYKRTSNSTDYFLGGRSLGPWPAALSAGASDMSGWLLLGLPGYAYAAGFEAFWLAGGLLIGTWANWLISAKRLRTYSITTESLTLPEFLSRRFNDNSKLIQTISAFFILLFFLFYTSSGLVAGGKLFETVFGLDYTTAVIIGTVCVVSYTLFGGFLAVSWTDLVQGLLMSAALLIVPIAAMNGGLGQLSSDLHNINPELLTLWNDAKGEPLSAIAIISLAAWGLGYFGQPHILARFKATRSNKDLVTARRIAVIWTALSMVGAMLVGLVGLIYVTNSGAPTLDDGEKIFMLLVNAMFHPVIAGILLAAILAAIMSTADSQLLVSSSAMAEDLYKQILKKDATSEEIVRVGRFAVILISLIALVLAMTPDSSVLGLVSYAWAGFGAAFGPAIVLSLYWSRMNRNGALAGIVVGGVTIVLWKQFTGGWFDVYEIVPGIILSTLSIVIVSLITGEPEDEVKKQHAEFKKNLVELD
- a CDS encoding 1-pyrroline-5-carboxylate dehydrogenase — encoded protein: MVHQVTGFSDALLAWEQWNLTDFDHKSAQVLSLKSEIESQSAPLAAVATYHLEQASALLAEHHLMAGPTGETNELYAAGRGVALVIVDDCQDKLPALQTAMAMITAALLAGNSVQLCSDDVQFNTLIADAAKQASLPTNLVQVASYDSAQQLLSCDVRSAGYVGNSQTAQAINLQLAKRDGAIVGLVAETDLATMNVANDPHLSLRFITERTRTINITAVGGNATLLELGSEAH